A single window of Mycobacterium sp. ITM-2016-00318 DNA harbors:
- a CDS encoding maleylpyruvate isomerase family mycothiol-dependent enzyme, with the protein MDDAQIWAYIDEQRADLADFLDTLTAEQWETASLCPGWTVRDVAVHITQSTTNWGRLTFELARSGFRFNAVTLRMARDDRRAPRHVTAALRAMVGGRRKPPGTATADPLMDVLVHGQDIAVPLGVRRAMPIPAAVIAAERVWKMGFPFNARKRFSNVAFTATDADFSVGSGEEVRAPIQDILMTLSGRRADLPVE; encoded by the coding sequence ATGGACGACGCGCAGATCTGGGCCTACATCGATGAGCAACGTGCCGACCTCGCCGACTTCCTGGACACGCTCACCGCCGAACAATGGGAGACAGCGTCGCTGTGCCCCGGGTGGACGGTTCGCGATGTCGCTGTCCACATCACGCAGTCGACGACGAACTGGGGGAGGCTGACGTTCGAGCTGGCGCGCTCGGGTTTCCGGTTCAACGCGGTGACGCTGCGGATGGCCCGCGACGACCGGCGCGCGCCCCGGCATGTCACCGCGGCATTGCGGGCGATGGTCGGAGGTCGGCGCAAACCGCCGGGCACGGCGACGGCTGATCCGCTGATGGACGTGCTGGTGCATGGCCAGGACATCGCTGTGCCACTCGGCGTCCGCCGCGCCATGCCCATCCCCGCCGCGGTCATCGCCGCGGAGCGCGTATGGAAGATGGGTTTCCCGTTCAACGCGCGCAAGCGATTCTCCAACGTCGCGTTCACCGCGACAGACGCCGATTTCAGCGTGGGCAGCGGCGAAGAAGTCCGGGCTCCGATCCAGGACATCCTCATGACGCTGTCCGGCCGTCGGGCCGATCTGCCCGTGGAATAG
- a CDS encoding MarR family winged helix-turn-helix transcriptional regulator, translated as MTGEPNSALLMFVAHRAAEARVIEAVRAAGFDDLTLAQSRIGQRLNREGIRVTDLAEQAGVTKQTAGALVDELEAGGYVTRKPDPADARARLVVLTDRGEKLCATAAAEMVRLEADWRAHLGAHAYDEMRSALLSLREITDPYR; from the coding sequence GTGACCGGCGAACCGAACTCCGCGCTTCTGATGTTCGTTGCGCATCGCGCCGCCGAGGCTCGCGTGATCGAGGCCGTGCGGGCCGCCGGCTTCGACGATCTGACGCTGGCCCAGAGCCGCATCGGCCAGCGCCTCAACCGCGAGGGCATCCGCGTCACCGATCTCGCCGAGCAGGCCGGGGTGACCAAGCAGACGGCGGGCGCGCTCGTCGATGAGTTGGAGGCGGGTGGCTATGTCACGCGGAAACCCGATCCGGCCGACGCCAGGGCCCGCCTGGTGGTGCTCACCGACCGCGGAGAAAAGCTTTGCGCCACAGCCGCCGCCGAGATGGTCCGGCTTGAGGCGGATTGGCGGGCGCACCTTGGCGCGCACGCCTACGACGAAATGCGTTCGGCGCTGTTGTCACTGCGCGAAATCACCGATCCGTATCGGTGA
- the fadD1 gene encoding fatty-acid--CoA ligase FadD1: MADTLQQLFRERAEQDTVAVRYGDRTWTWREHVAEAEAQAAALIDIADPNRLLHVGVLLANGPEMLRAMAGAALGGYVLCCINNTRRGEGLARDIALVDCQILITDAAHRHLLDGLDLPGVRVLDTSSDEWVALTSRRGDFTPHREVGPDDTFVMIFTSGTSGDPKAVQVQHMMPIFAGGALAQRYSVTTSDVCYVSMPLFHSNSIYAGWGVAMVTGAAIVPAVFSTSRFLDDVRRYGATFMNYVGKPLAYILSTPEKPDDRDNPLRVAFGNEASDRDIAEFSRRFDCTVWDGFGSTENAVIITREDGCPEGSLGKGFPGVAIYDPETLQECAVAEFDENGDLLNREAAVGELVNTSGGGLFRGYYKDAGATDHRLRHGMYWSGDLAYRDADGWIYFAGRTADWMRVDGENLAAAPIERVLIRLPEVSRVAVYPVPDESVGDQVMAAVVLRDGASLTPESLGEFLARQADLSPKAWPRYVWIAEDLPSTATNKILKRELVSYGTTPQGGLLWKRDGHRYGSVISRSDNSAERISS, from the coding sequence ATGGCGGACACACTCCAGCAGTTGTTTCGTGAACGGGCCGAACAGGACACCGTCGCGGTCAGGTACGGCGACCGCACATGGACGTGGCGCGAACACGTAGCCGAAGCCGAGGCGCAGGCCGCCGCCTTGATCGACATCGCCGATCCCAACCGCCTTCTGCACGTCGGGGTGCTGCTGGCCAATGGACCCGAGATGCTGAGGGCGATGGCGGGCGCCGCACTAGGCGGCTATGTCCTGTGCTGCATCAACAACACTCGGCGAGGCGAGGGCCTGGCCCGCGACATCGCTCTCGTCGACTGTCAGATCCTGATCACCGATGCTGCGCACCGCCACCTGCTCGACGGCCTCGATCTGCCAGGGGTTCGGGTGCTCGACACATCGAGCGACGAGTGGGTCGCGCTCACCTCCCGGCGGGGCGACTTCACGCCACACCGCGAAGTCGGGCCCGACGACACGTTCGTGATGATCTTCACCTCGGGAACCAGTGGCGACCCGAAGGCTGTGCAGGTGCAGCACATGATGCCGATCTTCGCGGGAGGTGCTTTGGCGCAACGCTATTCGGTCACGACGTCGGACGTCTGCTACGTGTCGATGCCGTTGTTCCACTCGAACTCGATCTACGCGGGCTGGGGTGTCGCGATGGTGACCGGGGCGGCGATCGTGCCGGCGGTCTTCTCGACGTCGCGCTTTCTCGACGACGTCCGACGCTACGGCGCCACGTTCATGAACTACGTCGGCAAGCCGCTCGCCTACATTCTGTCGACTCCCGAAAAGCCGGACGATCGGGACAACCCGCTGCGGGTGGCCTTCGGGAACGAGGCCAGCGATCGGGACATCGCCGAATTCTCCCGACGCTTCGACTGCACGGTCTGGGACGGGTTCGGGTCGACGGAGAACGCGGTCATCATCACCCGTGAGGACGGCTGTCCGGAGGGCTCGCTGGGCAAGGGCTTTCCGGGAGTGGCCATCTACGACCCCGAAACACTGCAGGAGTGCGCGGTCGCGGAGTTCGACGAGAACGGTGATCTGCTCAACCGCGAAGCGGCGGTCGGGGAGCTGGTGAACACTTCCGGCGGCGGCCTCTTCCGCGGTTACTACAAGGACGCCGGTGCGACCGATCACCGGTTGCGCCACGGCATGTACTGGTCGGGGGATCTGGCCTACCGCGACGCTGACGGCTGGATCTACTTCGCGGGCCGCACCGCGGACTGGATGCGGGTCGACGGCGAGAACCTCGCCGCCGCGCCGATCGAACGGGTGTTGATCAGGCTGCCGGAGGTCAGCCGCGTGGCGGTGTACCCGGTGCCCGACGAGTCTGTCGGCGATCAGGTGATGGCGGCCGTCGTCTTGCGCGACGGCGCATCGCTGACACCTGAGTCACTCGGCGAGTTTCTGGCCCGTCAGGCGGATCTGTCGCCGAAGGCCTGGCCGCGCTACGTGTGGATCGCCGAGGATCTGCCGTCGACCGCGACCAACAAGATCCTCAAGCGGGAGTTGGTCTCCTACGGCACCACACCGCAGGGCGGCCTGTTGTGGAAGCGTGACGGTCACCGATACGGATCGGTGATTTCGCGCAGTGACAACAGCGCCGAACGCATTTCGTCGTAG
- a CDS encoding TetR/AcrR family transcriptional regulator: MPSSTAANSVRDRLIDAAELCLRAKGIRATTVSEVAEVAQVSRGWLYRHFPDKVSLLGTAIVRLNEAYWSEARTLLDRCEGLDEQMAAGVVNARAAYDDPGAVLMRLRMEEPEEFAACAGAGVAGLVPDLADFWLPYLVAAQERGEVHADIHIGEASEWVARVLISLATVPGDTLDPTDRALVRAHVRRYVMPGLQADPAQSV, translated from the coding sequence GTGCCGAGCAGCACGGCCGCCAACAGCGTCCGCGATCGGTTGATCGACGCTGCCGAATTATGTCTCCGTGCCAAGGGAATCCGCGCGACCACCGTGTCCGAGGTGGCCGAGGTGGCGCAGGTATCGCGGGGTTGGCTGTACCGGCATTTCCCGGACAAGGTGTCGCTGCTCGGCACGGCCATCGTCCGGCTCAACGAGGCTTACTGGTCGGAGGCGCGGACATTGCTGGATCGCTGCGAAGGCCTCGACGAGCAGATGGCCGCAGGCGTGGTGAACGCGCGGGCGGCCTACGACGACCCGGGTGCGGTGCTGATGCGCCTACGGATGGAAGAGCCCGAGGAATTCGCTGCCTGTGCAGGCGCGGGCGTCGCGGGTCTGGTGCCGGATCTGGCCGATTTCTGGCTGCCGTATCTGGTGGCCGCGCAGGAACGCGGCGAAGTCCACGCCGATATCCACATTGGGGAGGCCTCCGAGTGGGTGGCGCGTGTGCTCATCTCGCTGGCGACCGTGCCCGGCGACACCTTGGACCCGACCGACCGGGCCCTGGTGCGCGCGCATGTGCGGCGCTACGTGATGCCGGGCCTACAAGCAGACCCGGCCCAATCCGTCTGA
- the rho gene encoding transcription termination factor Rho — protein sequence MTETDLVTAGGSPEQAELPNTVTTQDSSSAAADAPAADPAPKADVTTDASKGSLSTMVLPELRALANSVGVKGASGMRKSELIAAIRESRGETVGNPPDAPKTDDKADKADNVADDGGAAPADNSTPESGTSADVGEQAKQRRERRGASRDSGSPGEKNKQDGGQDAKDGADSGTSDRNDKSGRNADRNRNQQDSKPDKQDGGDQQGDQNNQNRGGGDDDGDGRGGRRGRRFRDRRRRGERGGAEGNADTELREDDVVQPVAGILDVLDNYAFVRTSGYLAGQNDVYVSMNMVRKNGLRRGDAVTGAVRLPKDGEQPNQRQKFNPLVRLDTVNGGSVEDAKKRPEFGKLTPLYPNQRLRLETSGDKLTTRVIDLIMPIGKGQRALIVSPPKAGKTTILQDIANAITRNNPECHLMVVLVDERPEEVTDMQRSVKGEVIASTFDRPPSDHTQAAELAIERAKRLVEQGKDVVVLLDSITRLGRAYNNASPASGRILSGGVDSTALYPPKRFLGAARNIEDGGSLTIIATAMVETGSTGDTVIFEEFKGTGNAELKLDRKISERRVFPAVDVNPSGTRKDELLLSPDEFSVVHKLRRVLSGLDSHQAIDLLMSQLRKTKTNYEFLVQVSKTAPGSPDDVD from the coding sequence GTGACTGAAACGGACCTCGTCACGGCTGGGGGCAGCCCCGAACAGGCTGAGCTGCCGAACACCGTGACCACACAAGACTCATCTTCAGCGGCCGCTGACGCGCCGGCCGCGGACCCAGCGCCCAAGGCTGACGTAACGACGGACGCCTCGAAGGGCTCCCTGTCGACCATGGTGCTGCCGGAACTGCGCGCTCTGGCCAACTCCGTCGGCGTCAAGGGCGCTTCCGGCATGCGTAAGAGCGAGCTCATCGCCGCTATCCGCGAGAGCCGAGGAGAGACGGTCGGCAACCCGCCCGACGCTCCGAAAACCGACGACAAGGCCGACAAGGCGGACAACGTCGCCGATGACGGCGGTGCGGCGCCCGCCGACAACTCCACCCCCGAGAGCGGGACCTCAGCCGACGTGGGCGAGCAAGCCAAGCAGCGCCGTGAGCGCCGCGGCGCCTCCCGCGATTCCGGCTCGCCCGGCGAGAAGAACAAGCAGGACGGCGGCCAGGACGCCAAGGACGGCGCCGACTCAGGCACGTCGGACCGGAACGACAAGTCCGGCAGGAACGCCGACCGGAACAGGAACCAGCAGGACTCAAAGCCGGACAAGCAGGACGGCGGGGACCAGCAGGGCGATCAGAACAACCAGAACCGCGGCGGCGGGGACGACGACGGCGACGGGCGCGGCGGTCGGCGTGGCCGACGGTTCCGCGACCGAAGGCGTCGCGGCGAGCGCGGGGGCGCTGAGGGCAACGCCGACACCGAACTGCGCGAGGACGATGTCGTCCAGCCCGTCGCAGGCATTCTCGACGTGCTCGACAACTACGCCTTCGTTCGCACGTCGGGGTACCTCGCTGGGCAGAACGACGTCTACGTGTCGATGAACATGGTGCGCAAGAACGGCCTGCGCCGCGGAGACGCGGTGACCGGAGCCGTGCGTCTGCCCAAGGACGGCGAGCAGCCCAATCAGCGGCAGAAGTTCAACCCGCTGGTCCGCCTCGACACCGTCAACGGCGGTTCGGTCGAAGACGCCAAGAAGCGCCCGGAGTTCGGCAAGCTGACGCCGCTGTACCCGAATCAGCGCCTTCGCTTGGAGACGTCGGGAGACAAGCTGACCACCCGCGTCATAGACCTCATCATGCCCATCGGCAAGGGGCAGCGTGCCCTGATCGTGTCGCCGCCCAAGGCCGGTAAGACGACCATCCTGCAGGACATCGCGAACGCGATCACCCGCAACAACCCCGAATGCCATCTGATGGTCGTGCTCGTCGACGAGCGCCCTGAAGAGGTCACCGACATGCAGCGCTCGGTGAAGGGTGAGGTCATCGCCTCGACCTTCGACCGGCCGCCGTCAGACCACACCCAGGCCGCGGAGTTGGCCATCGAGCGGGCCAAGCGCCTTGTCGAACAGGGCAAGGACGTCGTGGTGCTCCTCGACTCGATCACCCGTCTCGGCCGCGCCTACAACAACGCGTCGCCCGCGTCGGGCCGGATCCTGTCCGGTGGCGTCGACTCGACCGCGCTGTATCCGCCGAAGCGCTTCCTCGGCGCGGCCCGCAACATCGAGGACGGTGGCTCGCTGACGATCATCGCCACCGCCATGGTGGAGACCGGCTCCACCGGTGACACGGTGATCTTCGAGGAGTTCAAGGGCACCGGTAACGCCGAGTTGAAACTCGACCGCAAGATCTCCGAGCGCCGCGTCTTCCCGGCGGTGGACGTGAACCCGTCGGGCACCCGCAAGGACGAGCTGCTGCTTTCGCCGGATGAGTTCTCCGTCGTGCATAAGCTGCGCCGCGTGCTGTCGGGTCTGGATTCGCATCAGGCCATCGATCTGCTGATGAGCCAGCTGCGGAAGACCAAGACCAACTACGAGTTCCTGGTGCAGGTCTCCAAGACCGCTCCCGGCTCGCCGGACGACGTCGACTAG
- the thrB gene encoding homoserine kinase, translated as MTQTLPAGLTATSVVAASSANLGPGFDSLGLALSLYDEIVVETTEAGLNVEVEGEGAGQVPLDSTHLVVRAVQHGLRAVGASVGGLNIRCRNAIPQSRGLGSSAAAVVGGLAAVNGLVAQTGSKPMSETELIQRSSEFEGHPDNAAAAVLGGGVVSWTSSGSTGPRYAGARLQIHPDIHLFSAIPEQRSLTAETRVLLPRSVSHGDARFNVSRAALLVVALTERPDLLMDATEDVLHQPHRAMAMRASAEYLQILRRCNIAAVVSGAGPAVLGLSTQQELPAEALEYGTANGFTVSEMSVGDGVRWTSGVPVRG; from the coding sequence GTGACTCAAACCCTGCCGGCGGGGCTGACGGCGACCAGTGTCGTCGCGGCCTCGAGCGCCAACCTGGGGCCGGGCTTCGACAGCCTCGGTCTCGCGTTGAGCCTGTACGACGAGATCGTCGTCGAGACAACCGAAGCCGGGCTGAACGTCGAAGTCGAGGGTGAAGGCGCGGGACAGGTGCCATTGGATTCGACGCACCTTGTGGTGCGGGCGGTGCAGCATGGTCTCCGCGCTGTCGGTGCGTCTGTCGGTGGCCTGAATATTCGGTGCCGCAACGCCATTCCGCAGTCGCGCGGACTCGGCTCGTCGGCGGCCGCTGTCGTCGGTGGACTCGCAGCGGTCAATGGCCTTGTGGCGCAGACCGGTTCGAAGCCGATGTCGGAGACTGAACTGATTCAACGGTCATCGGAGTTCGAAGGCCATCCAGACAACGCGGCAGCCGCGGTACTGGGTGGCGGTGTGGTGTCGTGGACGTCGAGCGGTTCGACCGGCCCTCGTTACGCCGGCGCCCGGTTGCAGATCCATCCCGATATCCATCTGTTCAGCGCGATACCCGAGCAGCGATCTCTGACAGCCGAGACGCGGGTGCTGCTGCCGCGCTCCGTCAGCCATGGCGACGCCCGTTTCAACGTGAGCCGGGCCGCACTGCTCGTTGTGGCCCTCACCGAGCGGCCAGACCTGCTGATGGATGCCACCGAGGACGTGCTGCATCAACCGCACCGGGCCATGGCGATGCGGGCCTCGGCGGAATACCTGCAGATCCTGCGGCGTTGCAACATTGCAGCCGTGGTATCAGGGGCTGGACCTGCAGTTCTAGGGCTGAGTACACAGCAAGAACTTCCAGCAGAGGCCCTCGAATACGGCACTGCGAATGGATTCACCGTCAGCGAGATGTCCGTCGGCGATGGCGTTCGGTGGACGTCAGGCGTTCCAGTTCGAGGTTGA
- the thrC gene encoding threonine synthase: MSATRAEPVYRPWPGLIAAYRDRLPVEDTWTPITLLEGGTPLIHAKRLSQRTGCTVHLKVEGLNPTGSFKDRGMTVAVTESLARGQQAVLCASTGNTSASAAAYAAQAGITCAVLIPQGKIAMGKLAQAVMHGAKILQIDGNFDDCLELARKLTTDYPTIALVNSVNPYRIEGQKTAAFEIVDALGVAPDVHSLPVGNAGNITAYWKGYTEYHRDGLIDRLPRMLGTQAAGAAPLVTGEPVKEPETIATAIRIGAPASWTSAVEAQQQSNGRFLAATDEEILEAYHLVAASEGVFVEPASAASIAGLLKSVDDGWVKPGSTVVCTVTGNGLKDPDTALADMPTVTPVPVDPGAVVAQLDLG, encoded by the coding sequence ATGAGCGCGACCCGCGCCGAACCCGTGTACAGGCCCTGGCCCGGTCTGATCGCGGCGTATCGCGACCGGTTACCGGTCGAGGACACATGGACGCCGATCACCCTTCTGGAGGGCGGCACGCCGCTGATTCACGCCAAGCGGTTATCGCAACGCACGGGCTGCACAGTGCATTTGAAGGTCGAAGGACTCAACCCGACCGGCTCGTTCAAGGACCGCGGCATGACCGTGGCGGTCACCGAGTCGCTGGCTCGCGGCCAGCAGGCCGTGCTCTGCGCGTCGACCGGAAACACCTCGGCGTCGGCGGCGGCTTACGCCGCGCAGGCCGGCATCACCTGCGCGGTGCTGATTCCGCAGGGCAAGATCGCGATGGGCAAGCTGGCCCAGGCGGTGATGCACGGCGCCAAGATCCTGCAGATCGATGGCAACTTCGACGACTGCCTGGAATTGGCCCGCAAGCTGACCACCGACTACCCGACGATTGCCTTGGTGAACTCGGTGAACCCGTACCGCATCGAAGGTCAGAAGACCGCGGCATTCGAGATCGTCGACGCGCTCGGCGTGGCACCTGACGTGCATTCGCTGCCTGTCGGCAACGCGGGCAACATCACCGCGTACTGGAAGGGCTACACCGAATACCACCGCGACGGACTGATCGACCGGTTGCCGCGAATGCTGGGCACCCAGGCCGCAGGCGCCGCGCCGCTCGTGACGGGCGAACCCGTCAAGGAGCCGGAGACCATCGCCACCGCCATTCGCATCGGCGCGCCCGCGTCGTGGACGTCGGCCGTCGAGGCCCAGCAGCAGTCCAACGGCCGCTTCCTGGCCGCCACCGACGAGGAGATTCTCGAGGCCTATCACCTGGTCGCGGCCAGTGAGGGGGTGTTCGTCGAGCCTGCGTCGGCGGCCAGCATCGCCGGGCTGCTCAAATCGGTCGACGACGGCTGGGTCAAGCCCGGGTCCACTGTCGTGTGCACCGTGACCGGTAACGGTCTGAAGGATCCCGACACCGCTCTGGCGGACATGCCGACGGTTACGCCGGTCCCCGTCGACCCCGGCGCAGTCGTCGCCCAGCTGGACTTGGGCTGA
- a CDS encoding homoserine dehydrogenase, which produces MNEKPIGVAVLGLGNVGSQVVRIIEESAEDLTARIGAPLVLRGVGVRRVAEDRGVPEDMLTSDIEELVSRDDVDVVVEVMGPVEPARKAILSALEKGKSVVTANKALMAQSTGELAQAAEHAHVDLYFEAAVAGAIPVIRPLTQSLAGDTVLRVAGIVNGTTNYILSEMDSTGADYSAALADASALGYAEADPTADVEGYDAAAKAAILASIAFHTRVTADDVYREGITKVTPADFKTARALGCTIKLLSICERLTNDEGQERISARVYPALVPLSHPLASVNGAFNAVVVEAEAAGRLMFYGQGAGGAPTASAVMGDLVMAARNRVQGGRGPRESKYAKLPISPIGFIPTRYYVSMNVADRPGVLSAVAAEFGKREVSIAEVRQEGVVDEGGQRCGARIVVVTHEATDAALSDTVAALADLDVVQDVTSVLRLEGTTE; this is translated from the coding sequence ATGAACGAAAAACCCATCGGGGTGGCGGTATTGGGCCTCGGCAACGTCGGCAGCCAGGTCGTGCGCATCATCGAGGAGAGCGCCGAGGACCTTACTGCGCGCATCGGTGCGCCGCTTGTGCTGCGCGGTGTCGGTGTGCGGCGGGTCGCCGAAGATCGCGGCGTCCCGGAGGACATGCTCACCAGCGACATCGAGGAACTCGTCTCGCGCGACGATGTCGACGTCGTCGTCGAGGTGATGGGCCCAGTTGAACCCGCACGCAAGGCGATCCTGTCCGCCCTGGAAAAAGGCAAGTCCGTTGTCACCGCCAACAAGGCGCTGATGGCGCAGTCCACCGGCGAGCTGGCCCAAGCCGCCGAGCACGCACACGTCGACCTCTACTTCGAGGCGGCGGTCGCCGGCGCCATCCCGGTGATCCGGCCGCTCACCCAGTCGCTGGCCGGCGACACCGTGCTGCGGGTGGCCGGCATCGTCAACGGCACCACCAATTACATCCTCTCGGAGATGGACAGCACCGGCGCCGATTACTCGGCCGCGTTGGCTGATGCGAGCGCGCTCGGCTACGCCGAAGCCGATCCCACCGCCGACGTCGAGGGTTACGACGCGGCGGCCAAGGCCGCGATCCTCGCGTCGATCGCGTTCCACACTCGCGTCACCGCCGACGACGTCTACCGCGAGGGAATCACGAAAGTCACGCCGGCGGACTTCAAGACCGCACGTGCGCTCGGCTGCACCATCAAGCTCCTGTCGATCTGTGAGCGCCTCACCAATGACGAAGGACAGGAGCGGATTTCGGCTCGCGTCTACCCGGCGCTCGTGCCGTTGAGCCACCCCCTCGCTTCGGTCAACGGGGCGTTCAACGCGGTGGTCGTCGAGGCTGAGGCGGCTGGGCGGCTGATGTTCTATGGCCAGGGTGCAGGCGGCGCCCCGACGGCGTCGGCGGTGATGGGCGATCTGGTGATGGCTGCGCGCAACCGGGTACAGGGCGGCCGTGGCCCCCGCGAGTCGAAATACGCCAAGCTGCCCATCTCGCCGATCGGTTTCATTCCCACCCGTTACTACGTCAGCATGAACGTCGCCGACCGGCCCGGCGTATTGTCCGCTGTCGCAGCCGAATTCGGCAAGCGAGAGGTGAGCATCGCCGAAGTCAGGCAGGAAGGTGTCGTGGACGAAGGCGGCCAGCGGTGCGGGGCACGGATCGTCGTCGTCACACACGAGGCGACCGATGCCGCGCTGTCCGACACGGTTGCCGCACTCGCCGACCTCGACGTCGTGCAGGACGTGACCAGCGTGCTTCGACTGGAGGGCACAACCGAATGA
- the lysA gene encoding diaminopimelate decarboxylase, whose amino-acid sequence MAHPAGPRHAEEIHHVGTPQRPQSPGQLLTLASNVWPRNAVRGADGVVSIAGVTVIHIAEEFGTPVFVIDEDDFRSRCREIAAAFGGGDKVRYAAKAFLCTEVARWVDEEGLSLDVASGGELAVALHADFPAERIALHGNNKSVDELTAAVKAGVGHIVLDSMIEIERLDEIAGAAGVVQDVLVRVTVGVEAHTHEFISTAHEDQKFGLSLASGAAMAAVRRVFDTDHLRLVGLHSHIGSQIFDVAGFELAAHRVIGLLRDVVAEFGVDKTAQIAAVDLGGGLGISYLPQDDPPPVEDLAAKLGAIVRHESAAVGLPTPRLVVEPGRAIAGPGTITLYRVGTVKDVAVSPTAHRRYVSVDGGMSDNIRTSLYGAEYDVRLISRTSDAAPTLGRIVGKHCESGDIVVRDAWVSDDVEPGDLLGVAATGAYCYSMSSRYNLIGRPAVVAVRDGRARLILRRETVDDLLSLEVR is encoded by the coding sequence ATGGCCCATCCCGCCGGTCCTCGCCACGCCGAGGAGATCCACCACGTCGGCACACCCCAGCGCCCGCAGTCGCCTGGCCAGCTGCTGACGCTGGCGTCTAATGTGTGGCCGCGCAACGCGGTTCGCGGGGCTGACGGTGTGGTGTCGATCGCAGGCGTGACGGTCATCCACATCGCCGAGGAGTTCGGCACGCCGGTCTTCGTCATCGACGAAGACGACTTCCGATCGCGCTGTCGCGAGATCGCTGCGGCGTTCGGTGGCGGCGACAAAGTGCGGTACGCGGCCAAGGCGTTTCTGTGCACCGAGGTTGCGCGCTGGGTCGACGAAGAAGGGTTGTCGTTGGACGTGGCCAGCGGTGGCGAACTCGCCGTCGCGCTGCACGCCGACTTTCCGGCCGAACGTATCGCTCTGCACGGCAACAACAAATCCGTCGACGAGCTCACCGCGGCGGTCAAGGCCGGAGTCGGGCACATCGTGCTCGACTCGATGATCGAGATCGAGCGCCTCGATGAGATCGCCGGCGCCGCAGGCGTCGTGCAAGACGTGCTGGTGCGGGTCACGGTCGGTGTCGAGGCCCATACCCACGAGTTCATCTCCACCGCCCACGAAGACCAGAAGTTCGGGCTGTCGCTGGCGAGCGGAGCGGCCATGGCCGCGGTGCGCCGAGTGTTCGACACCGACCACCTGCGACTGGTCGGGCTGCACAGCCACATCGGTTCGCAGATCTTCGATGTAGCCGGATTCGAGCTCGCCGCACACCGGGTCATCGGGCTGCTGCGCGACGTGGTCGCCGAGTTCGGCGTCGACAAGACCGCGCAGATCGCCGCCGTCGACCTCGGCGGCGGGCTCGGCATTTCCTATCTGCCGCAGGACGATCCGCCGCCGGTCGAAGACCTCGCCGCGAAGCTCGGCGCGATCGTGCGCCACGAGTCGGCGGCCGTCGGCCTACCCACCCCGCGCCTCGTCGTCGAACCGGGACGCGCCATCGCGGGTCCCGGCACCATCACGCTGTACCGGGTCGGCACCGTCAAAGACGTTGCCGTCAGCCCGACCGCTCACCGGCGCTACGTCAGCGTCGACGGCGGCATGAGTGACAACATCAGGACCTCGCTCTACGGCGCCGAGTACGACGTACGCCTGATCTCCCGAACCAGCGACGCCGCTCCGACGCTCGGCCGTATCGTCGGAAAGCATTGTGAAAGCGGCGACATCGTTGTTCGCGACGCATGGGTGTCCGACGACGTCGAGCCCGGTGATCTGCTGGGTGTGGCGGCCACCGGCGCGTACTGCTATTCCATGTCGAGCCGTTACAACCTGATCGGCCGCCCCGCAGTGGTGGCCGTGCGCGACGGGCGGGCCCGCCTGATCCTGCGCCGGGAAACGGTCGACGATCTGCTCAGTCTGGAAGTGAGGTAA